A window from Herbaspirillum sp. meg3 encodes these proteins:
- the recG gene encoding ATP-dependent DNA helicase RecG has product MPAPKKKASADSTKEGKAPAKASKSAPPLSNAQKAQNKLAKLGLRSDMDLALHLPLRYEDETQVMSIHDASLRGTQVVQVEGIVSKSDIQFRPRRQLVVTIADDSGPLVMRFLNFYGSQAKQLSEGVRVRVRGELRHGFFGAEMVHPTYKVVLEGAPLPTALTPVYPAGEGLSQAYLRKAIGGALSRINWRDTLPPAMLEELKLGGFESSVRLLHNPPTDVDEYALEERSHPAWIRMKFDELLAQQLSLKRAQAARRARNASALPTIGKISKAFIKQLPFKLTGAQQRVLEEIRHDLQESFPMQRLLQGDVGSGKTVVAAVAAAQAIDSGFQAVLMAPTEILADQHFRKIAAWMEPLGVKVAWLTGSLKKKEKAEANALIESGEARLVIGTHALIQDNVQFQKLGLVIVDEQHRFGVGQRLALRNKARDDTADSADSADINAPLQTVPHQLMMSATPIPRTLAMTYYADLEVSVIDELPPGRTPIVTRTIDQNRREEVIARVHANALEGRQVYWVCPLIEESEALQLQTATDTYSMLAEALPDLRIGLVHGRLKQAEKQDVMDAFSRGEIHVLVATTVIEVGVDVPNASLMVIEHAERFGLSQLHQLRGRVGRGAAASACILLYQSPLGGTAKQRLMTMRETADGFEIARRDLEIRGPGEFLGARQSGEALLRFADLATDQWLVEKARNLAQTLLQNEDAIVDAHLQRWLGGKEDFLKV; this is encoded by the coding sequence ATGCCAGCACCGAAGAAGAAAGCTTCCGCCGACAGCACCAAGGAAGGCAAAGCCCCAGCCAAAGCGTCAAAGAGTGCGCCGCCGCTGAGCAATGCCCAGAAGGCGCAAAACAAGCTCGCCAAACTGGGCCTGCGCTCGGACATGGATCTGGCGCTGCATCTGCCGCTGCGCTACGAGGACGAGACGCAGGTCATGAGTATCCACGACGCCAGCCTGCGCGGCACGCAAGTGGTACAGGTCGAGGGCATCGTCAGCAAAAGCGACATCCAGTTCCGTCCGCGCCGCCAGTTGGTCGTCACCATCGCCGACGACAGCGGCCCGTTGGTGATGCGCTTCCTCAATTTTTACGGCAGCCAGGCCAAGCAATTATCGGAAGGCGTGCGCGTGCGCGTGCGCGGCGAATTGCGCCATGGCTTCTTCGGCGCCGAGATGGTTCACCCCACTTACAAGGTCGTGCTCGAAGGCGCTCCATTGCCGACCGCGCTCACGCCGGTCTACCCGGCTGGCGAAGGCCTCTCTCAAGCATATCTGCGCAAAGCCATCGGCGGTGCCCTGAGCCGCATCAACTGGCGCGACACCCTGCCGCCAGCCATGCTGGAAGAGCTGAAGCTGGGCGGCTTCGAGTCTTCGGTGCGCCTGCTGCACAATCCGCCGACCGACGTCGACGAATACGCGCTGGAAGAACGCTCGCATCCGGCCTGGATCCGCATGAAGTTCGATGAACTGCTGGCGCAGCAACTGTCGCTCAAACGCGCCCAGGCGGCACGCCGCGCGCGCAATGCCAGCGCACTGCCGACCATCGGCAAGATTTCCAAGGCCTTCATCAAGCAATTGCCGTTCAAGCTGACCGGCGCGCAGCAGCGCGTGCTGGAAGAAATCCGCCATGACCTGCAGGAGTCCTTCCCTATGCAGCGGCTGCTGCAAGGCGACGTCGGCAGCGGCAAGACCGTGGTTGCCGCCGTGGCTGCTGCACAAGCCATCGACAGCGGTTTTCAGGCGGTGCTGATGGCGCCGACCGAAATCCTGGCCGACCAACATTTCCGCAAGATCGCCGCATGGATGGAGCCGCTCGGCGTCAAGGTTGCGTGGCTCACAGGCAGCCTCAAAAAGAAAGAGAAAGCCGAAGCCAATGCGCTCATCGAATCCGGCGAAGCACGGCTGGTGATCGGCACGCACGCGCTGATCCAGGACAACGTGCAGTTTCAGAAGCTCGGCCTGGTGATTGTCGACGAGCAGCATCGCTTTGGCGTCGGCCAGCGGCTGGCGTTGCGCAACAAGGCACGGGACGATACTGCGGACTCTGCGGACTCTGCGGACATCAACGCACCGCTGCAAACCGTGCCGCATCAGCTGATGATGTCGGCCACGCCGATTCCGCGCACGCTGGCAATGACTTATTACGCCGATCTGGAAGTCTCCGTCATCGATGAGCTGCCACCAGGCCGCACGCCCATCGTCACGCGCACCATCGACCAGAACCGCCGCGAAGAAGTCATCGCCCGCGTGCACGCCAATGCGCTGGAAGGCCGCCAGGTTTACTGGGTCTGCCCGCTGATTGAAGAATCCGAAGCCCTGCAGCTGCAAACCGCGACCGACACTTATTCCATGCTGGCGGAAGCGCTGCCCGACCTGCGCATCGGCCTGGTTCACGGCCGCCTCAAGCAAGCCGAAAAGCAAGATGTGATGGATGCTTTCAGCCGCGGCGAAATCCACGTGCTGGTCGCCACCACCGTGATCGAAGTCGGCGTCGACGTACCCAATGCGTCGCTGATGGTGATCGAACACGCCGAACGCTTTGGCCTGTCGCAGTTGCACCAGCTGCGCGGACGCGTCGGCCGCGGCGCCGCAGCCAGCGCCTGCATCCTGCTCTACCAAAGTCCGCTCGGCGGCACCGCCAAGCAGCGCCTGATGACCATGCGCGAAACCGCCGACGGTTTTGAAATCGCCCGCCGCGACCTGGAAATCCGCGGCCCCGGCGAGTTCCTCGGCGCACGCCAATCCGGCGAAGCGCTGCTGCGTTTCGCCGATCTGGCGACCGATCAATGGCTGGTGGAAAAAGCCCGCAATCTGGCGCAAACGCTGCTGCAAAATGAAGATGCCATCGTCGATGCGCATTTGCAACGCTGGCTCGGCGGGAAGGAAGACTTCCTCAAAGTCTGA